The Candidatus Poribacteria bacterium sequence TCATCTTTTTCGGCTTGGGCATGCTCCATGCATTTGTCATGCTCATCTAACCAATAGTGTAGTCCATCTATATTCTCTAATATTATTCTCTAATATTTCTGCACATTTCAGGGCTATTTGCATATCACAAATTTTGCGTCTGTAAGAGATGAACACGACAGATTTTATGTCAGGATCAAAACTACGTTGTCCGACTTCAAAAAGGTTTTTTGTAAGCATTATTTTTATTCCTGTTCTGTCTTAGACAAGTTACTTATATCTTCGATACCAGCAAGTACTGCAAGCGTTCGCATGTACGCGCGCAAAATCTCTTGAAGTGATTCAAGTTCGGTTCGGAACTCGATGCATAACGCGGGATCATCAAAAGCACCTGCCAGACTTTTGCGGTGCCACTTTGCCGTAAACGGACGCACCTCTTGATTGAGGATAATGATCGCGATCTGAGCAAATTCTACACAGTCTGGACCTTGGGCAAGAAGAATCTCTCGCGTGGTTGGAAAGAGCGAATACACACTATCTAATGCGATCTTCTCATCGCCATGTTCTGGAGGCAAGGGCTGTGTGGTAATTCGAGTAACCATTTCAATGTACAGATCCCACGACGCTTTTCGATCATTTCCTATGGGATGTGGGTTTCGTTTTGTATTCAGGAATTTCTCATTAAAAGTCACCCCCAGTTTTATAAGAGGATAAACCAAAGCACTAAGTTGGGTTGGATCAAATTCCATCATTTAATCAGACCACCTTTCGCCCGATCGATTATTTTTGAACGAATCACGAGAGTTATCGGGCGGAGGATTCTCGTTTCTCCGTTTGAAAGCTTCGTGTATCCACGACTGCACAGTATCTGGATCATCACTCCAATTGTGGATTGTTGCGAACCTGCATTCAATATTATCGTAGAGTCTCGGAGGGGTTGTGTTAGGATAATAATGGGTAGGCTTACCGGGTGGTCTGGGGTACGTCGGTAATATAATCCCCAAAAGTCCGGAACGGGAATTGTATTGTGTTTGGCGTATGCTGGAACCGATTTCCCAGTCTACGAATTTTCGTTGCCATGTATGGGCACCTACTAACACGACTGTCACTGTGGAATCTCGAAGGTACTCATCTCGGATTTTTTGATGGATTGTCTCCGTTTTGAGGTTTGGGTCAATGTCGCCTATTTCAACGGATTCTGACACCATGATGTCATGGATATCCGAAAACAGCAGTTCAAATCGTTCCCTATAGTCTTGATCTTCTGCATGGTAGTAGCTGACAAAGACCCGGTGTCTGTTGTTCATTTACATGTCTCCTTTTGAGGTAAGCAATAATTGGCAAATTTTGTAGATTTTTCATACCTACAGTTCGCCTTGATTCTAATTTTCTATCTTTCTTGTTAATTCCGA is a genomic window containing:
- a CDS encoding TIR domain-containing protein, encoding MNNRHRVFVSYYHAEDQDYRERFELLFSDIHDIMVSESVEIGDIDPNLKTETIHQKIRDEYLRDSTVTVVLVGAHTWQRKFVDWEIGSSIRQTQYNSRSGLLGIILPTYPRPPGKPTHYYPNTTPPRLYDNIECRFATIHNWSDDPDTVQSWIHEAFKRRNENPPPDNSRDSFKNNRSGERWSD